A region of Streptomyces sp. TG1A-60 DNA encodes the following proteins:
- a CDS encoding DUF742 domain-containing protein: protein MNGGDAAGRLVRPFTLTGGRTRPARGDFTLITMVAAVDPQPAGGTRPQPEHARILKLCAKPIVVAELASKLDLPVSVVAIMLCDLLEAGRISVRQPRLISRAPDLDLLKKVRDGLGRL from the coding sequence GTGAACGGAGGCGACGCGGCGGGCCGGCTGGTTCGCCCGTTCACCCTGACGGGCGGCCGGACCCGGCCCGCCCGTGGCGACTTCACCCTCATCACCATGGTGGCTGCGGTGGACCCGCAGCCGGCCGGGGGCACCCGGCCGCAGCCGGAGCACGCGCGGATCCTCAAGCTGTGCGCGAAGCCGATCGTGGTGGCGGAGCTGGCCAGCAAGCTCGACCTCCCGGTGAGCGTGGTCGCCATCATGCTCTGCGACCTGCTGGAAGCGGGCCGGATCAGCGTCCGCCAGCCACGGCTGATCTCCCGTGCCCCCGACCTGGACCTGCTGAAGAAAGTGAGGGACGGCCTTGGCCGGCTCTGA
- a CDS encoding nitrate- and nitrite sensing domain-containing protein — MPPRTGARRRLGSIRLSLILLALIPSVTLTASWAMTTTQMFSEGLRLRAQTGLSKSTGAMGTEATLALQRERALSAAYMAARGSSMGPLEEQRRQTDAAVAKLAGRADAIDEAPDRIGEQLYSVMAGSGSLEYYRDQVDSPTDITPEQILDQYTEIIDGQVHAFQELSQVDDGDLTSQAGPLVTLEQAAELVSQGDAILTLNWPAGRLDEATRERFAQVVNARRWLVDNQLVPSLEGAVKTEVERIVQGEDWQTLQTVEDQVLSARATGSGASRTTALPQAQARWDAAMTKLSMQYEKLIREQTTALLDRSGEEARGLLIKAGSLSAGGLAALLLCVVMSWRITRSLSDRLTGLRTATLSLAEERLPDVVARLDRGEKVDVDAAAAPLDYGTDELGQVAKAFNAAQRTAVHTAVELADTRRGFQRVILGIARQSQNLVNLQLTKLDELERRHQDPEILKGLYELDSTASQLRRYEENLVIISGERPGRSWAEPVALIDILRSAVGEVAEYRRVEVHTDDDTWIAPPAVADVIHLLAELIDNATSYSPAPSPVSVRAANVAKGLALEVEDRGLGMSEEDYAAFNAQLAVAPQFDVVALADDLRLGMFVIARLATRHGITVTLRASPYGGTTAIVLVPDEIVVREAPFPDEDGTDTTPPPVRNSLVAARVAAAEPVRPDSAPDPGADLDSAPDPGADLEPAEPPAAHGRAADAVEDGNGARSAAARKRLAGKEGGLTPLPRRIPQTSLAAELKEEAGPCPDGDADDFTAERAASSLAGFQRGTLQARDDDAEPEYAQGEV; from the coding sequence ATGCCCCCACGGACCGGCGCCCGGCGCCGCCTCGGCTCCATACGTCTCTCGCTGATCCTGCTGGCTCTGATCCCCAGCGTCACGCTCACCGCGAGCTGGGCCATGACGACGACACAGATGTTCTCGGAGGGACTGCGACTGCGCGCGCAGACCGGACTGAGCAAGTCCACCGGCGCCATGGGGACCGAAGCGACCCTCGCCCTGCAGCGCGAGCGCGCCCTCTCCGCCGCCTACATGGCGGCCCGCGGCAGTTCCATGGGGCCCCTGGAGGAGCAGCGCAGGCAGACCGACGCGGCGGTCGCGAAGCTGGCCGGACGCGCGGACGCGATCGACGAGGCCCCCGACCGCATCGGTGAGCAGCTGTACTCGGTGATGGCCGGCTCCGGCAGCCTGGAGTACTACCGCGACCAGGTGGACAGCCCCACCGACATCACCCCCGAGCAGATCCTGGACCAGTACACGGAGATCATCGACGGCCAGGTCCACGCCTTCCAGGAGCTCTCCCAGGTCGACGACGGCGACCTCACCTCGCAGGCCGGCCCGCTCGTCACCCTCGAACAGGCGGCGGAGCTGGTGTCCCAGGGGGACGCGATCCTCACCCTCAACTGGCCGGCCGGCCGGCTCGACGAGGCGACCCGGGAGCGCTTCGCCCAGGTGGTCAACGCCCGGCGCTGGCTCGTCGACAACCAGCTCGTCCCCTCGCTGGAGGGCGCGGTGAAGACCGAGGTCGAGCGGATCGTCCAGGGCGAGGACTGGCAGACGCTGCAAACCGTGGAGGACCAGGTCCTCTCGGCCCGCGCGACGGGCAGCGGCGCGTCCCGCACGACCGCGCTCCCTCAGGCCCAGGCACGCTGGGACGCCGCCATGACCAAGCTGTCCATGCAGTACGAGAAGCTGATCCGGGAGCAGACCACGGCACTGCTGGACCGCAGTGGCGAGGAGGCGCGCGGTCTGCTGATCAAGGCCGGCTCCCTGAGCGCCGGCGGTCTCGCCGCGCTGCTGCTGTGCGTCGTGATGTCCTGGCGCATCACCCGCTCGCTGTCCGACCGGCTGACCGGCCTCAGGACCGCCACCCTCAGCCTCGCCGAGGAGCGGCTGCCCGACGTCGTGGCCCGCCTCGACCGGGGAGAGAAGGTCGACGTGGACGCCGCCGCGGCCCCTCTCGACTACGGCACCGACGAACTCGGCCAGGTCGCCAAGGCGTTCAACGCCGCCCAGCGCACGGCCGTGCACACCGCCGTGGAACTCGCCGACACCCGGCGCGGCTTCCAGCGGGTCATCCTCGGCATCGCCCGGCAGAGCCAGAACCTGGTCAACCTCCAGCTCACCAAGCTGGACGAGCTGGAGCGCCGGCACCAGGACCCGGAGATCCTCAAGGGCCTGTACGAGCTGGACTCCACCGCGAGCCAGCTGCGCCGCTACGAGGAGAACCTGGTCATCATCAGCGGCGAGCGGCCCGGCCGCAGCTGGGCCGAGCCCGTCGCACTGATCGACATCCTGCGCAGCGCCGTCGGCGAGGTCGCCGAGTACCGGCGGGTGGAGGTGCACACCGACGACGACACGTGGATCGCCCCGCCGGCCGTGGCCGACGTGATCCACCTCCTCGCCGAGCTCATCGACAACGCGACCTCCTACTCGCCCGCGCCCAGCCCGGTCAGCGTCCGCGCCGCGAACGTGGCCAAGGGCCTCGCCCTCGAAGTCGAGGACCGGGGACTCGGCATGTCCGAGGAGGACTACGCCGCGTTCAACGCCCAGCTGGCGGTGGCCCCGCAGTTCGACGTGGTGGCGCTCGCCGACGACCTCCGGCTCGGCATGTTCGTCATCGCCCGGCTCGCCACCCGCCACGGCATCACCGTCACCCTGCGCGCCTCGCCCTACGGCGGCACCACCGCGATCGTGCTGGTCCCGGACGAGATCGTGGTGCGCGAGGCCCCCTTTCCCGACGAGGACGGCACCGACACGACGCCACCGCCGGTGCGGAACTCCCTGGTGGCGGCCAGGGTCGCCGCCGCCGAGCCCGTACGGCCGGACTCGGCCCCGGACCCGGGCGCGGACCTGGACTCGGCCCCGGACCCGGGCGCGGACCTGGAGCCGGCCGAACCCCCGGCCGCACACGGCCGGGCCGCCGACGCCGTCGAGGACGGGAACGGGGCGCGGTCGGCCGCCGCCAGGAAGCGCCTGGCCGGGAAGGAGGGCGGCCTGACGCCGTTGCCCCGCCGGATCCCGCAGACCAGCCTGGCCGCCGAGCTGAAGGAGGAGGCGGGACCCTGCCCGGACGGCGACGCCGACGACTTCACGGCCGAGCGCGCGGCCTCCTCGCTCGCCGGATTCCAGCGTGGAACGCTCCAGGCACGTGACGACGACGCGGAACCCGAGTACGCACAAGGGGAGGTCTGA
- a CDS encoding pectinesterase family protein: MSENRSKARHRRRKTALVAGVPLSLAAAGTMAYGTVVGVFGEDAVSRAAAAGPAWAAETADGFASVNALGQNGTYGGRGGKTVTVRTLADLEKYATAAEPYVIVVAATINMNPVGKEIKVASDKTIVGSGTSGHIVGGGFFLGSGVHNVIIRNLTIRDSYQGTWNDKDHDFDAIQMDGAHHVWIDHNDLRHMADGLIDSRKDTTYVTVSWNKLSQNNKTFGIGWTTNTTADLTIHHNWFRETEQRNPSTDNVAHAHLYNNFLEDVSGTGIASSYGNYARGNTRMVLENSYFQGMRNPVTKDSTAAVVQRGNVFSGTSGRNESGGTAFDPKKYYSYTLDRAADVPSLLKSGAGPRSSIGTTTTAKARAAAATTLTVAKDGSGQYTSVQRAVDAVPANNTSRVVISVKPGTYREVVKVPSNKPHVTIQGSGGSRKDTTIVYGNAAGMRKPDGSGTYGTPGSATMSIQSDDSQVRNLTVTNDFDEKANQSLSGHQAVALLTRADRIVLDGVIVNGDQDTLQLETAAKDKLGRVYVTNSYVTGNVDFIFGRATVVVDKSVITLKKRWNGTSAGYVTAPSTPANRKGILINRSTVNGDVSAGSFFLGRNWHPGGDTTVRPQATVRNSTLSAAIKSTPWTDMGGFSWKQDRFAEYDNRGPGAGSESGNRPMLTDAQAADQEVADWLAGWTPGA, from the coding sequence GTGAGCGAAAACCGCAGCAAGGCCCGCCACCGCAGAAGGAAGACCGCACTCGTGGCCGGTGTCCCCCTGTCCCTGGCCGCCGCCGGAACCATGGCCTACGGCACGGTCGTCGGCGTCTTCGGCGAGGACGCCGTGTCCCGGGCCGCGGCAGCCGGCCCGGCCTGGGCCGCCGAGACCGCCGACGGGTTCGCCTCCGTCAACGCCCTCGGCCAGAACGGGACCTACGGCGGCCGGGGCGGCAAGACCGTCACCGTGCGGACCCTCGCCGACCTGGAGAAGTACGCGACCGCCGCCGAGCCGTACGTCATCGTCGTCGCCGCGACGATCAACATGAACCCGGTGGGCAAGGAGATCAAGGTCGCCTCGGACAAGACGATCGTCGGCTCCGGCACCTCGGGGCACATCGTCGGCGGGGGCTTCTTCCTCGGCTCGGGCGTCCACAACGTCATCATCCGCAACCTGACGATCCGTGACTCCTACCAGGGCACCTGGAACGACAAGGACCACGACTTCGACGCGATCCAGATGGACGGCGCCCACCACGTCTGGATCGACCACAACGACCTGCGGCACATGGCGGACGGCCTCATCGACAGCCGCAAGGACACCACCTACGTCACCGTGTCCTGGAACAAGCTGAGCCAGAACAACAAGACCTTCGGCATCGGCTGGACCACGAACACCACCGCCGACCTGACGATCCACCACAACTGGTTCCGTGAGACCGAGCAGCGCAACCCGTCCACCGACAACGTGGCCCACGCGCACCTGTACAACAACTTCCTGGAGGACGTGTCCGGCACGGGCATCGCCTCGTCGTACGGCAACTACGCGCGTGGCAACACCAGGATGGTCCTGGAGAACAGCTACTTCCAGGGCATGAGGAACCCGGTCACCAAGGACTCCACGGCCGCCGTGGTCCAGCGCGGCAACGTCTTCTCCGGCACCTCCGGCCGCAACGAGAGCGGCGGCACTGCCTTCGACCCCAAGAAGTACTACAGCTACACCCTGGACAGGGCGGCCGATGTGCCCTCCCTGCTCAAGTCCGGTGCAGGCCCGAGGAGTTCGATCGGTACGACGACCACGGCCAAGGCCAGGGCCGCGGCGGCCACCACCCTCACGGTAGCCAAGGACGGCAGCGGTCAGTACACCAGCGTGCAGAGGGCCGTCGACGCCGTGCCCGCGAACAACACGTCACGGGTCGTCATCTCGGTCAAGCCGGGTACCTACCGGGAGGTCGTCAAGGTCCCGTCCAACAAGCCGCATGTCACCATCCAGGGCTCGGGCGGCAGCCGCAAGGACACCACGATCGTGTACGGCAACGCGGCCGGGATGCGGAAGCCGGACGGCTCCGGCACCTACGGCACGCCCGGCAGCGCCACCATGTCCATCCAGTCCGACGACTCCCAGGTCCGCAACCTGACCGTCACCAACGACTTCGACGAGAAGGCCAACCAGTCCCTCTCCGGCCACCAGGCGGTCGCACTGCTGACCCGGGCCGACCGGATCGTCCTCGACGGGGTCATCGTCAACGGCGACCAGGACACCCTGCAACTGGAGACCGCCGCCAAGGACAAACTCGGCCGGGTCTACGTCACCAACTCCTACGTCACGGGCAACGTCGACTTCATCTTCGGCCGGGCCACGGTGGTCGTCGACAAGTCGGTCATCACCCTGAAGAAGCGCTGGAACGGCACCTCCGCCGGGTACGTCACCGCGCCGAGCACGCCCGCGAACCGCAAGGGCATCCTGATCAACCGGTCCACCGTCAACGGTGACGTGTCCGCCGGCAGCTTCTTCCTCGGCCGCAACTGGCACCCCGGCGGCGACACGACCGTCCGCCCGCAGGCCACGGTCCGCAACTCCACCCTCAGCGCCGCGATCAAGTCCACGCCCTGGACCGACATGGGCGGCTTCTCCTGGAAGCAGGACCGCTTCGCCGAGTACGACAACAGGGGCCCGGGGGCGGGCAGCGAGAGCGGCAACCGCCCGATGCTGACGGACGCGCAGGCCGCCGACCAGGAGGTCGCGGACTGGCTGGCCGGCTGGACGCCCGGCGCCTGA
- a CDS encoding substrate-binding domain-containing protein — protein sequence MNPPPAPHRVFTAFRATALAAAVCLTVVGCSVFGGPGSDVDSGASGAGMKVALIAHGAEGDEFWDLVRKGAEVAAAKDGIDLTFVSDPDPEGQAKLVRDAIAEEADGIAVTLAKPQAMRGAVAEARAAGIPVVALNSGIDAWQAQGLLSYFGQDESVAGRALGNELDARDAGHALCVIHERGNVAIEARCAGVRKTFGGQTENLYVDGTDMDAVTASIAAKLRQDPTIDEVVTLGAQYALAAVESVKDSGSKAQVATFDLNTDLVKAVKSGAVQFAVDQQPYLQGYLAVDGLWLHHTNGNISGGGVEPVLTGPAFVTKKNIAGIEKFAENGTR from the coding sequence ATGAACCCACCACCCGCGCCCCACAGGGTCTTCACCGCCTTCCGTGCCACGGCGCTCGCCGCCGCGGTCTGCCTGACCGTCGTCGGCTGCTCCGTCTTCGGCGGACCGGGCTCCGACGTGGACAGCGGTGCCTCGGGCGCCGGGATGAAGGTCGCGCTGATCGCACACGGCGCCGAGGGGGACGAGTTCTGGGACCTGGTGCGCAAGGGCGCCGAGGTCGCGGCCGCCAAGGACGGCATCGATCTGACCTTCGTCAGCGATCCCGACCCCGAGGGACAGGCGAAGCTCGTGCGGGACGCGATCGCCGAGGAGGCCGACGGCATCGCGGTGACCCTGGCCAAGCCGCAGGCGATGCGGGGCGCGGTCGCCGAGGCCCGCGCGGCCGGCATACCCGTCGTGGCCCTCAACTCCGGCATCGACGCCTGGCAGGCGCAGGGCCTGCTGAGCTACTTCGGTCAGGACGAGAGCGTCGCGGGCCGGGCCCTCGGCAACGAACTGGACGCCCGCGACGCCGGGCACGCGCTGTGCGTCATCCACGAACGCGGCAACGTCGCCATCGAAGCCCGCTGCGCCGGAGTGCGGAAGACCTTCGGCGGCCAGACCGAGAACCTCTACGTCGACGGCACCGACATGGACGCGGTGACCGCCTCGATCGCCGCGAAGCTGCGCCAGGACCCCACGATCGACGAGGTCGTGACGCTCGGCGCGCAGTACGCGCTCGCCGCCGTGGAGTCGGTGAAGGACTCGGGCAGCAAGGCCCAGGTCGCGACCTTCGACCTCAACACGGACCTGGTCAAGGCCGTGAAGAGCGGCGCGGTGCAGTTCGCCGTGGACCAGCAGCCCTACCTCCAGGGCTATCTCGCCGTCGACGGGCTCTGGCTCCACCACACCAACGGCAACATCAGCGGCGGCGGAGTGGAGCCCGTGCTCACCGGTCCCGCGTTCGTGACCAAGAAGAACATCGCGGGGATCGAAAAGTTCGCGGAGAACGGGACCCGTTGA
- a CDS encoding discoidin domain-containing protein — protein MTGTPRAHRRRRPLMVLALFLTAMGMLLSPSSSSAAAPGWWQPTSRPSPDSQINVTGEPFKGTDPAGDVRGFVDAHNHLFSNEAFGGRLICGKVFSTSGIADALKDCPEHYPDGSLALFDYITHGGDGKHDPVGYPTFKDWPAYDSLTHQANYYAWIERAWRGGQRVLVNDLVTNGMICSIYPFKDRGCDEMTSIRLQAKLTYDLQAYIDAMYGGTGKGWFRIVTDSAQAREVIAQGKLAVVLGVETSEPFGCKQILDIPQCGKKDIDQGLDELYDLGVRSMFLCHKFDNALCGVRFDEHGLGTAINVGQFLSTGTFWKTEKCRGPQKDNPIGEASTEAERDLPKGTEVPEYDEDAQCNVRGLTDLGEYAVQGLMKRKMMLEIDHMSVKATGRVLDMFEAASYPGVLSSHSWMDLNWTERVYAVGGFVAQYMHGSEEFSEEAERTDALRAKYDVGYGFGTDFNGIGDHPAPRGADTSNPVTYPFKSVDGGSTIDRQTTGQRTWNYNTDGAAHVGMVPDWIEDIRLVGGQGVVDDLFKGAESYLDTWGSSEAHQAGVNLARGVTATASSSESNPVTSYQPGRAVDGDSGSRWASDWSDSQWLKLDLGSSRVIKKVTLDWERAYGRAYRIDVSTDGSAWRTVWSTTAGDGGLDTATFSGVTARYVRMLGTDRGTDWGYSLYEVGVYSS, from the coding sequence ATGACCGGAACTCCACGCGCCCACCGCAGACGCAGACCACTCATGGTGCTGGCGCTGTTCCTCACCGCGATGGGCATGCTGCTCAGCCCGTCGTCGAGTTCGGCAGCCGCCCCCGGCTGGTGGCAGCCCACCTCACGGCCGTCGCCCGACTCCCAGATCAACGTCACGGGCGAGCCGTTCAAGGGGACCGACCCGGCGGGCGACGTGCGCGGGTTCGTCGACGCGCACAACCACCTGTTCTCCAACGAGGCGTTCGGCGGCCGGCTCATCTGCGGCAAGGTGTTCTCCACGTCGGGCATCGCCGACGCGCTGAAGGACTGCCCCGAGCACTACCCCGACGGCAGCCTCGCGCTCTTCGACTACATCACCCACGGCGGCGACGGCAAGCACGACCCGGTCGGCTACCCGACCTTCAAGGACTGGCCGGCGTACGACTCGTTGACCCACCAGGCGAACTACTACGCCTGGATCGAGCGCGCCTGGCGCGGCGGGCAGCGGGTGCTCGTCAACGACCTGGTCACCAACGGCATGATCTGTTCGATCTACCCGTTCAAGGACCGCGGTTGCGACGAGATGACCTCGATCCGGCTCCAGGCCAAGCTGACGTACGACCTGCAGGCGTACATCGACGCGATGTACGGCGGCACCGGCAAGGGCTGGTTCCGGATCGTCACCGACAGCGCGCAGGCCCGCGAGGTCATCGCGCAGGGCAAGCTGGCGGTCGTTCTGGGTGTGGAGACCTCCGAGCCGTTCGGCTGCAAGCAGATCCTCGACATCCCGCAGTGCGGCAAGAAGGACATCGACCAGGGCCTCGACGAGCTGTACGACCTGGGTGTGCGCAGCATGTTCCTGTGCCACAAGTTCGACAACGCGCTGTGCGGTGTCCGCTTCGACGAGCACGGTCTCGGGACGGCGATCAACGTCGGTCAGTTCCTGTCGACCGGCACGTTCTGGAAGACCGAGAAGTGCCGGGGCCCGCAGAAGGACAACCCGATCGGTGAGGCGTCGACGGAGGCGGAAAGGGATCTGCCCAAGGGCACGGAGGTGCCGGAGTACGACGAGGACGCGCAGTGCAACGTGCGCGGTCTCACCGATCTCGGCGAGTACGCCGTGCAGGGCCTGATGAAGCGCAAGATGATGCTTGAGATCGACCACATGAGCGTCAAGGCCACCGGCCGGGTCCTGGACATGTTCGAGGCCGCGTCGTACCCGGGCGTCCTGTCCTCGCACAGCTGGATGGACCTGAACTGGACCGAGCGGGTCTACGCCGTCGGCGGTTTCGTCGCCCAGTACATGCACGGCTCCGAGGAGTTCAGCGAGGAGGCCGAGCGCACGGACGCCCTGCGCGCCAAGTACGACGTGGGCTACGGCTTCGGCACGGACTTCAACGGCATCGGCGACCACCCGGCCCCGCGCGGCGCGGACACCTCGAACCCGGTGACGTATCCCTTCAAGAGCGTCGACGGCGGCTCCACCATCGACAGGCAGACCACCGGTCAGCGCACCTGGAACTACAACACCGACGGCGCCGCCCATGTCGGCATGGTCCCGGACTGGATCGAGGACATCCGGCTCGTCGGCGGCCAGGGCGTCGTGGACGACCTCTTCAAGGGCGCCGAGTCCTACCTCGACACCTGGGGCTCCTCCGAGGCCCACCAGGCCGGCGTGAACCTCGCCAGGGGCGTGACGGCGACGGCCAGTTCGTCCGAGTCGAACCCCGTCACCAGCTACCAGCCCGGCCGGGCCGTGGACGGCGACAGCGGCAGCCGCTGGGCGAGCGACTGGAGCGACAGCCAGTGGCTGAAGCTGGACCTCGGCTCCTCACGCGTGATCAAGAAGGTCACCCTCGACTGGGAGCGTGCCTACGGCAGGGCGTACCGGATCGACGTCTCCACCGACGGCTCGGCCTGGAGGACCGTGTGGTCCACGACGGCGGGTGACGGCGGCCTGGACACGGCCACGTTCTCCGGTGTGACGGCCAGGTATGTTCGGATGCTGGGGACCGACCGCGGCACGGACTGGGGTTACTCCCTCTACGAGGTCGGCGTCTACAGCAGCTGA
- a CDS encoding TetR family transcriptional regulator C-terminal domain-containing protein: MARLPSAERRRQLTEAAIRAMTRDGVPRTTTRSIAAEAGVSLSVFHYCFESKQELIESVITTITGHYVTLVREAIRPRETLRETVRAGFQAYWDHVSAHPGEHMLTYELTQYALREPGFEHLARRQYTMYRETYADMIEQLRQSMEFELTVPVPVLARYLAAMTDGLTLNFLVLGDDTAWADILDTITDHVAGLVREEVRP; this comes from the coding sequence ATGGCACGCTTGCCGTCGGCCGAGCGGCGCAGACAGCTGACCGAGGCGGCGATCCGCGCGATGACCCGGGACGGCGTCCCCAGGACGACGACCCGGTCCATCGCCGCCGAGGCGGGCGTGTCCCTGAGCGTCTTCCACTACTGCTTCGAGTCCAAGCAGGAACTGATCGAGTCCGTCATCACCACCATCACCGGGCACTACGTGACGCTGGTGCGGGAGGCGATCCGGCCCCGGGAGACGCTCAGGGAGACCGTCCGGGCCGGTTTCCAGGCGTACTGGGACCATGTGTCCGCCCACCCGGGCGAGCACATGCTCACCTACGAGCTGACCCAGTACGCCCTCAGGGAGCCCGGGTTCGAGCATCTGGCCCGGCGGCAGTACACGATGTACCGCGAGACCTACGCCGACATGATCGAACAGCTACGGCAGTCCATGGAGTTCGAACTCACCGTGCCCGTCCCCGTGCTTGCCCGCTATCTGGCCGCCATGACGGACGGTCTCACCCTGAACTTCCTGGTCCTGGGCGACGACACGGCCTGGGCGGACATCCTCGACACGATCACCGACCATGTGGCCGGTCTCGTGCGCGAGGAGGTCCGCCCGTAG
- a CDS encoding roadblock/LC7 domain-containing protein: protein MTRPIPATHSQLDQLLTGLVDRVAEVDHAVVLSEDGLVVSKSTAFLRDDAERLAATASGLMSLSKGVSMDFRGGPVRQLLIEMGNAFLILTNAGPGANLAVLTRQGADVGVVAYQMNMLVKKIGEHLSAAPRAGAVAADSGE from the coding sequence ATGACACGCCCCATCCCCGCCACGCACAGCCAGCTCGACCAGCTGCTCACCGGACTGGTCGACCGGGTCGCCGAGGTCGACCACGCCGTCGTGCTCTCCGAGGACGGACTGGTCGTCAGCAAGTCCACCGCGTTCCTGCGCGACGACGCCGAGCGGCTGGCGGCGACCGCCTCGGGCCTGATGAGCCTCAGCAAGGGCGTCAGCATGGACTTCCGCGGCGGCCCCGTGCGCCAGCTGCTCATCGAGATGGGCAACGCCTTCCTGATCCTCACCAACGCCGGTCCCGGCGCCAACCTCGCCGTGCTGACCCGGCAGGGCGCGGACGTCGGCGTGGTGGCGTACCAGATGAACATGCTGGTGAAGAAGATCGGCGAGCACCTCAGCGCGGCCCCACGCGCCGGTGCCGTCGCGGCCGACAGCGGCGAGTGA
- a CDS encoding ATP/GTP-binding protein, with protein MAGSDATAQGISAPDTVKILIAGGFGVGKTTMVGSVSEIVPLRTEEPLTTAGLGVDDLDGIPEKQATTVALDFGRISIGQDLVLYLFGTPGQQRFWFMWNDLAIGALGAVVLVDVRRPESSFAAIDFFERRKIPFVIGVNGFHGEHPYEPDVIRESLALPENTPVLLFDARERASCRDVLIALLDRLIAASVS; from the coding sequence TTGGCCGGCTCTGACGCCACCGCACAGGGGATCTCGGCGCCCGACACGGTGAAGATACTCATCGCCGGGGGGTTCGGCGTCGGCAAGACGACCATGGTCGGGTCGGTCAGCGAGATCGTCCCGCTGCGCACCGAGGAACCCCTCACCACCGCCGGCCTCGGTGTCGACGACCTCGACGGCATCCCGGAGAAGCAGGCCACCACGGTGGCCCTCGACTTCGGCCGGATCAGCATCGGCCAGGACCTCGTGCTGTATCTGTTCGGCACCCCCGGGCAGCAGCGGTTCTGGTTCATGTGGAACGACCTCGCGATCGGCGCCCTCGGCGCGGTGGTCCTCGTCGACGTACGCCGGCCCGAGTCCAGCTTCGCCGCCATCGACTTCTTCGAACGCCGCAAGATCCCGTTCGTCATCGGCGTCAACGGCTTCCACGGCGAACACCCCTACGAGCCGGACGTGATCCGTGAGTCGCTGGCCCTGCCGGAGAACACGCCCGTGCTGCTCTTCGACGCCCGGGAGCGTGCCTCGTGCCGTGACGTGCTGATCGCGCTCCTCGACCGGTTGATCGCCGCCTCGGTCAGCTGA